One window of the Zea mays cultivar B73 chromosome 3, Zm-B73-REFERENCE-NAM-5.0, whole genome shotgun sequence genome contains the following:
- the LOC100279897 gene encoding uncharacterized LOC100279897 (The RefSeq protein has 1 substitution compared to this genomic sequence), with amino-acid sequence MAWLGLQLRVLVVRDPCAVCRADARLSSQHFHHCNVPKHRSHIIHDHLWLRRCHQHKGVQRAGSPEHRQRQEGAHCVAGAVPDAGGGVPAAPGPRPRPLGVLCGVARGYGWQHLAAWTNLVAFYVIGLPLAILLGFTLAFQTKGLWMGQICSLLCQNCVLFFITPRTNWQELDLTIFNKDNDFVC; translated from the exons ATGGCATGGCTTGGCTTGCAGCTTCGAGTACTGGTCGTTCGAGATCCTTGTGCTGTTTGCAGGGCTGATGCCCGACTCTCATCTCAGCACTTCCATCATTGCAATGTG CCAAAACACCGAAGCCATATCATACATGATCACCTATGGCTTCGCCGCTGTCATCAGCACAAGGGTGTCCAACGAGCTGGGAGCCCGGAACATCGCCAACGCCAGGAAGGCGCTCACTGTGTCGCTGGCGCTGTCCCTGATGCTGGGGGTGGCGTTCCTGCTGCTCCTGGGCCTCGGCCACGACCTCTGG GGGTACTCTGCGGCGTCGCCAGGGGCTACGGGTGGCAGCACCTGGCGGCGTGGACCAACCTGGTGGCCTTCTATGTCATCGGCTTGCCGCTCGCCATCCTCTTAGGATTCACGCTCGCCTTCCAAACCAAG GGGCTGTGGATGGGGCAGATATGCAGCCTCCTCTGCCAGAACTGCGTCCTCTTTTTTATCACCCTGCGAACCAACTGGCAGGAGTTAGACCTGACCATATTCAACAAGGACAACGATTTTGTCTGCTAG